TGCGGGTGGTGGAGGATCCGGAGCCCGAGGCCGCCGAGGGCGCCGGCGAGCCCACCAAGCTCTATGGCTGACGCCCCCCGGCCGAGGGTCGCCCGGACGACCCGCGAGTGCCAGGAGCTGCTCGCGGCCTTCCCCCGGGAGGGCGCGGCGCCGATCGCGCTGGTGCCCACCATGGGCTACCTCCACGCCGGCCACGCCGCGCTCCTGCGGGAGGCGCGGCGCAGCGGCGCGCGGGTCGTCTGCTCGATCTTCGTGAACCCCACGCAGTTCGGTCCGAACGAGGATCTCGCGCAATATCCCCGGGACCTCGAGCGCGACCTCTCCGTCTGCGCCGCCGAGGGCGTCGAGCTGGTCTTCGCCCCCGAGAGCCCCGCCGAGCTCTATCCCCCCGGGGCGGCGACCCGGGTCCGGGTCGAGGGGCTGACCGAGCACTTCTGTGGCGCCTCCCGCCCCGGGCACTTCGACGGCGTGGCCACCGTGGTCACCGCCCTCTTCGGGATCGTCCGGCCCGCGCGCGCCTACTTCGGCGAGAAGGACTTCCAGCAGCTGGCGGTGATCCGGCGCTTCACCCGCGACCTGCACCTCGGCGTGGAGATCGTCGGGGTGCCCACCGTGCGCGAGGCCGACGGCCTGGCGCTCTCCTCCCGCAACGCCTACCTCGACGCAGCGGGACGCCAGAAGGCCCTCGCCCTCTCCCGGGCCCTCGCCGCCGTCCGCCGCAGCTACGGCCAGGGCGAGCGCTCGGCCGGAGTCCTGCGCAAGCTCGCCCACGGCACCCTCGCCGAGGGGGTCGACGCGATCGACTACGTCGAGCTCGCCGATCCCGAGGCGCTGCGCCCCCTGGCGCCGGCGACGCTGGTCGACGCCTCGACCCGGCTCCTGATGGCGGCCTTCGTGGAGGGTGAGGGGGGGCGGCGGACGCGCCTCATCGACAACGGGGCGCTGCAGGACTAGACCGCGAACGTGGCGAAGAAGAAGAAGGAGAAGAGCAGCCCCGAGCCCGGGGTGAAGGTCATCGCCCGCAACAAGCGGGCGAGCCACCGCTGGGCCATCGAGGACACCTTCGAGGCCGGGCTGGAGCTGCTGGGCACCGAGGTGAAGAGCCTCCGGGCCGGGCTCCTCCAGCTCTCGGACGCCTACGCCGCCTTCGAGGGAGAGGAGCTCTTCCTCTACCACCTGCACATCGGCGCCTACCCGGCCGCAGGGCCTCACCTGCAGCACGACCCCCTGCGCCGCCGCAAGCTGCTCCTCCACCGCGCTCAGCTCGAGCGGCTCCGCGGCAAGCTGGAGCAGCGGGGCTACAGCCTCATCCCCCTGGAGCTGCGCTTCCGGGGCCCCTGGGCCAAGGTGATCGTCGGCCTGGGGCGGGGCAAGAAGCAGCAGGACCGCCGCGAGGACATCCGGGAGCGGGAGGCCGACCGCGACATGGCCCGCGCCCTCCGCCGCGACAACCGCTGACCGGGGCTCAGATCCCGGCGAGGTTCTCGGGGTTGTACCCGGGGCCGCCGTGGAGCGGGCAGGGGCAGATCTTCAGCAGGTGCTCGTAGGAGTAGATCCCCGAGTCGTGGCCGTCGGCGAAGCGGAGGCCGATGGCGTAGGAGCCCACCGTCTCCATACCGACCAGCTCGATCGCGGCGCCGCTGGCCTCCCTGAAGGTGTGGGTGCCGCCGTGCCCCTGGCAGCCCGCGCAGGGGCAGTGGCCGCGCAGGTAGGCCAGCTCGTAGCGGGACTCGTGCCGGTCGTTCCAGGTGATCACCACGACGCCCTCGGAAGCGAGGGCGTGCACATCGACGGGGCGGGGGAGGGGATCCATGAGGGGCAAGAAGGTGCACCCGGCCCGCGGCGCGGTCAACCGGCGAGGCCGCCCTCGCCTCGCCCTCTCACCGGCTTAGGGTGTAGAGAGGCCGGAACGTGAACGGACTCCTCCTGGTCAACCTGGGCACGCCCGAGGCCCCCACGATCCCGGCCGTCCGCCGCTACCTGCGGGAGTTCCTCTCGGATCCCCGGGTCATCGATCTGCCGGCCCTCGGGCGCTGGCTCCTGCTCAACCTGATCATCCTCCCCTTCCGCCCCAAGCAGAGCGCGCACGCCTACCAGCAGATCTGGACCGAGCGGGGCTCTCCGCTGCTCCTCCACGGGCGCTCGCTGGAGTCGATGGTGCAGGAG
The DNA window shown above is from Deltaproteobacteria bacterium and carries:
- a CDS encoding DUF971 domain-containing protein; protein product: MDPLPRPVDVHALASEGVVVITWNDRHESRYELAYLRGHCPCAGCQGHGGTHTFREASGAAIELVGMETVGSYAIGLRFADGHDSGIYSYEHLLKICPCPLHGGPGYNPENLAGI
- the smpB gene encoding SsrA-binding protein SmpB, producing MAKKKKEKSSPEPGVKVIARNKRASHRWAIEDTFEAGLELLGTEVKSLRAGLLQLSDAYAAFEGEELFLYHLHIGAYPAAGPHLQHDPLRRRKLLLHRAQLERLRGKLEQRGYSLIPLELRFRGPWAKVIVGLGRGKKQQDRREDIREREADRDMARALRRDNR
- the panC gene encoding pantoate--beta-alanine ligase, coding for MADAPRPRVARTTRECQELLAAFPREGAAPIALVPTMGYLHAGHAALLREARRSGARVVCSIFVNPTQFGPNEDLAQYPRDLERDLSVCAAEGVELVFAPESPAELYPPGAATRVRVEGLTEHFCGASRPGHFDGVATVVTALFGIVRPARAYFGEKDFQQLAVIRRFTRDLHLGVEIVGVPTVREADGLALSSRNAYLDAAGRQKALALSRALAAVRRSYGQGERSAGVLRKLAHGTLAEGVDAIDYVELADPEALRPLAPATLVDASTRLLMAAFVEGEGGRRTRLIDNGALQD